One window of the Chloroflexota bacterium genome contains the following:
- a CDS encoding helix-turn-helix transcriptional regulator has translation MVKSAAPADRLSLVFAALADPTRRAILARLADGQVTVTELAAPFAMSLPAVSKHLSVLERAGLIVRGRAAQWRPCRLQPAPFREVASWLDAYRDLWDERLDRLDTYLTAIQQQEQPDAQPPVDPE, from the coding sequence ATGGTTAAGTCAGCGGCGCCGGCCGACCGTCTCAGCCTCGTCTTCGCGGCCCTGGCCGATCCGACGCGCCGGGCCATCCTCGCGCGTCTGGCCGATGGCCAGGTCACCGTCACCGAGCTGGCGGCCCCGTTCGCCATGAGTCTGCCGGCCGTCTCCAAGCACCTGTCCGTGCTGGAGCGGGCCGGCCTGATCGTGCGCGGGCGCGCGGCCCAGTGGCGGCCCTGCCGCTTGCAGCCGGCCCCTTTCCGCGAGGTCGCGAGCTGGCTCGACGCCTACCGCGACCTCTGGGATGAGCGGCTCGACCGCCTGGACACCTACCTCACGGCGATTCAGCAGCAGGAGCAGCCCGATGCCCAACCCCCCGTCGACCCCGAGTGA
- a CDS encoding MBL fold metallo-hydrolase: MSQPTLKVGAISIIALSDGTGATAPADMLPDVPASAWASLGEYLDADGNIPINYGSYLIREGDLWTLVDTGYGNRPDSPGGGLFPELERANVRPDEIGRVIITHLHGDHLGGNTIDLDGRPVPTFKNARYVVQRQDWDYFQQPEIKRERAVIALCADPIEEAGLLDLLDGGQTISAGISTILTPGHTPGHQSVLIASGDEKVLVMGDASHTLAQLVHPEWSPRYDTDPAQSARTRASIFERVEQEGLTIAAGHYPAPGFGGIVRVEGKRRWQPLS, from the coding sequence ATGTCACAGCCGACGCTCAAGGTTGGCGCCATCTCCATCATTGCGCTCTCGGACGGGACCGGCGCGACAGCCCCTGCCGATATGCTGCCAGACGTTCCCGCCTCCGCGTGGGCGTCTCTCGGCGAGTACCTCGATGCCGACGGCAACATCCCGATCAACTACGGCTCGTACCTGATCCGCGAGGGCGACCTCTGGACCCTCGTCGATACGGGCTACGGCAACCGCCCTGACAGCCCTGGCGGCGGCCTCTTCCCCGAGCTTGAGCGCGCCAACGTCCGCCCCGACGAGATCGGCCGGGTCATCATCACCCATCTGCACGGCGACCACCTCGGCGGCAACACCATCGACCTTGACGGCAGGCCCGTCCCGACCTTCAAGAACGCCCGCTACGTGGTGCAGCGCCAGGACTGGGACTACTTCCAGCAGCCCGAGATCAAGCGCGAGCGGGCCGTCATCGCCCTCTGCGCCGACCCCATCGAGGAGGCCGGCCTGCTCGATCTGCTTGACGGCGGCCAGACCATCAGCGCCGGCATCTCGACCATCTTGACGCCCGGCCACACGCCGGGCCACCAGTCCGTGCTGATCGCGTCGGGCGACGAGAAGGTACTGGTCATGGGCGACGCCTCGCACACGCTGGCGCAACTGGTGCATCCGGAGTGGTCGCCCCGCTACGACACCGATCCAGCGCAGTCCGCACGGACCCGTGCCAGCATCTTCGAGCGCGTCGAGCAGGAGGGGCTGACCATCGCGGCCGGCCACTACCCGGCGCCGGGATTTGGCGGCATCGTGCGGGTCGAGGGGAAGCGCCGCTGGCAGCCGTTGAGCTAG
- a CDS encoding SRPBCC domain-containing protein: MPNPPSTPSDATFSANPSPESPALSMTRTYDAPRELVFRAFAEAERLARWWGPAGFEVQVKRLDCRPGGVFHYRMVHSEGHEMWGQFLYREIVEPERIVWVNTFSDPDGNLVRAPFSQTVPLEILNTITLEAQGQRTVLRLQVTPINATAEERAAFVDLLESMQQGYGGTFDQLADELARDQAA; the protein is encoded by the coding sequence ATGCCCAACCCCCCGTCGACCCCGAGTGACGCCACGTTCTCGGCCAACCCGAGCCCCGAGTCGCCGGCCCTCTCGATGACGCGGACCTACGACGCCCCGCGCGAACTCGTCTTCCGCGCCTTCGCCGAGGCCGAGCGGCTGGCCCGGTGGTGGGGGCCGGCCGGGTTCGAGGTCCAGGTCAAGCGGCTCGACTGCCGGCCGGGCGGCGTCTTTCACTACCGCATGGTCCACTCTGAGGGTCACGAGATGTGGGGCCAGTTCCTCTACCGCGAGATCGTCGAGCCGGAGCGCATCGTCTGGGTCAACACGTTCTCGGACCCGGATGGCAACCTCGTGCGCGCCCCGTTCAGCCAGACCGTGCCCCTGGAGATCCTCAACACGATCACGCTCGAAGCGCAGGGCCAGCGGACCGTGCTCAGGCTCCAGGTGACGCCGATCAACGCCACCGCCGAGGAGCGCGCCGCCTTCGTGGACCTCCTCGAGAGCATGCAGCAGGGGTACGGCGGCACGTTCGATCAACTGGCCGATGAGCTGGCCCGCGACCAGGCTGCCTGA